The following are encoded together in the Phenylobacterium sp. NIBR 498073 genome:
- a CDS encoding DUF6356 family protein, which translates to MLDAFNRHPSSVGESYGQHLAQASGFGVTMITAGAACLVHAVFPFWFEKTASLCVQRLHARMSARGRPDAAAHKALQA; encoded by the coding sequence ATGTTGGACGCCTTCAATCGGCATCCGAGTTCGGTCGGCGAGAGCTATGGCCAGCACCTCGCCCAGGCCTCGGGCTTCGGCGTGACCATGATCACCGCCGGCGCCGCCTGCCTGGTGCACGCCGTCTTCCCGTTCTGGTTCGAGAAGACCGCCAGCCTCTGCGTGCAGCGCCTGCACGCCCGAATGTCCGCCCGCGGCCGTCCCGACGCCGCCGCCCACAAGGCCCTCCAGGCGTGA
- a CDS encoding Lrp/AsnC family transcriptional regulator gives MGGVLLDPTDRRILRELQADATIPVAELAERVGLSQTPCWKRVKRLTDEGVIDRKVALLNREKLDLGLVVFVSLKTSRHDEDWLAQFAKGASALAEVVEIYRLAGETDYLLKVVVSDIAAYDRFYKRLIATAPLNDVSSAFAMEQIKFTTALPV, from the coding sequence ATGGGTGGCGTTCTCCTGGATCCGACGGATCGGCGAATCCTGCGTGAGCTGCAGGCGGACGCCACGATCCCGGTGGCCGAGCTGGCCGAGCGGGTGGGGCTGTCGCAGACGCCGTGCTGGAAGCGGGTCAAGCGGCTGACCGACGAAGGCGTGATCGACCGCAAGGTCGCGCTGCTGAACCGCGAGAAGCTGGACCTGGGGCTGGTGGTGTTCGTCTCGCTGAAGACCAGCCGCCACGACGAGGACTGGCTGGCCCAGTTCGCCAAGGGCGCTTCGGCCCTGGCCGAGGTGGTGGAGATCTACCGGCTGGCCGGGGAGACCGATTACCTGCTGAAGGTCGTGGTGTCGGACATCGCCGCCTATGACCGGTTCTACAAGCGCCTGATCGCGACGGCGCCGCTGAACGACGTGAGCTCGGCCTTCGCCATGGAGCAGATCAAGTTCACGACGGCGTTGCCGGTTTAG